The following are from one region of the Methanospirillum hungatei genome:
- a CDS encoding class I SAM-dependent methyltransferase, with product MSDEIQEILKIPESPVIEIVDDLVQVYKEYMVIKAALKRDLFSWLSENGPATPEKIAVGAGIRPEFMTSLLGMLYYLDMVRKNGDEYAISPAARMHFVKNSPFYQGDYIMNIAADDSPWKDIDVFLTHPEKKQTFDTLSAESVRSEANLALRGTIQNVINILKTWDGFLSARSFLEVQSGHGLYAIAACQNNPKMTATVLTGSVDPSFAEENIEKFGMKNRIQVVSGDIESYQGSASDIVLVAHVLYSHIGTLPAILSKLASMISQGGLFLSNHWFSSPPVGTGMQGLYELELAIHNRYHQLPDKREFEKLCDDCGLIIRQSGVIRSRYGESSLHLAQKSNGQLLNTV from the coding sequence ATGAGTGACGAGATACAGGAAATCCTGAAAATCCCGGAATCTCCGGTAATTGAAATTGTAGACGACCTGGTACAGGTATATAAAGAGTATATGGTCATAAAAGCAGCACTGAAACGAGATCTGTTTTCTTGGCTTTCGGAGAATGGCCCTGCAACTCCAGAAAAAATCGCTGTCGGAGCCGGTATCCGGCCGGAATTTATGACAAGCCTCCTTGGTATGCTGTATTATCTTGATATGGTTCGCAAAAACGGAGATGAGTATGCGATTTCTCCTGCAGCACGGATGCATTTTGTCAAAAACAGTCCGTTCTACCAGGGGGATTATATCATGAATATCGCTGCAGATGATTCACCATGGAAGGATATTGATGTGTTTCTTACACATCCGGAGAAGAAACAGACATTTGACACCCTGTCAGCGGAGTCAGTTCGTTCAGAGGCGAATCTTGCCCTTCGGGGAACAATACAGAATGTGATAAATATACTGAAGACCTGGGATGGATTTTTATCTGCCAGATCGTTTTTGGAGGTTCAGAGTGGTCATGGTCTGTATGCCATAGCTGCCTGTCAGAATAATCCGAAGATGACAGCGACGGTTCTGACAGGTTCTGTTGATCCTTCTTTTGCAGAAGAGAATATCGAAAAATTCGGAATGAAAAACCGGATTCAGGTTGTTTCAGGTGATATTGAATCATACCAGGGATCTGCATCTGACATCGTTCTTGTTGCTCATGTACTGTATTCACATATAGGGACATTGCCCGCAATCCTTTCCAAATTAGCATCCATGATCTCCCAAGGGGGCCTGTTCCTGTCAAATCACTGGTTTTCCTCTCCCCCGGTTGGAACAGGTATGCAAGGACTGTATGAACTAGAACTTGCAATTCATAACCGGTATCATCAGCTCCCGGATAAACGAGAATTCGAAAAATTATGTGATGATTGTGGTCTGATTATCCGCCAGTCAGGAGTTATCAGGTCACGGTATGGAGAGTCCTCTCTTCATCTGGCTCAGAAGAGTAATGGACAGTTACTTAACACTGTATGA
- a CDS encoding formylmethanofuran dehydrogenase subunit B encodes MVKILEGIGCPYCGCSCDDVRVVVSDDGKKILEVENACAIGTEIFLQATNHERITRPRLRQPDGSFSEISYEEAIDFAAKAILNAKKPLMYGFGSTTCEAQRAAAQLMEIGCGILDNCASICHGPSLMAFFDNGHPTCTLGEVKNRADVILYWGANPVHAHPRHMSRYAIYPLGFFKGNGFTERTVIVVDPRKTDTAGVADYHLQIKQGHDYDLLNAFRMVLYGYESDIPEMVAGIPKQSILEVSKILKGAKFGVCFFGMGLTHTDGRNHNVDIAISLMRDLNAVSKWSIMAMRGHFNIAGPNRVWCWTYGFPYCVDLTKGDYAHMNPGETSTIDLASRDEIDLFINIGTDAAAHFPIDAVKKLKKHTWITIDPNVSMAAEIADLHIPVGISGVEVPGIVYRMDNVPIQYRKVIDMPEGMLSDEEVLTGIANRLEELILEKAKICSPDSSEPISLESVICT; translated from the coding sequence ATGGTGAAAATTCTTGAAGGAATCGGGTGTCCATATTGTGGGTGCTCCTGTGATGATGTCAGAGTAGTCGTTTCTGATGATGGAAAAAAGATCCTGGAGGTTGAAAATGCCTGTGCGATAGGGACAGAAATTTTTCTTCAGGCTACAAACCATGAGCGGATTACCCGGCCACGCCTCCGTCAGCCGGATGGGAGTTTCAGTGAAATTTCTTACGAGGAGGCCATTGATTTTGCTGCAAAAGCCATCCTGAACGCTAAAAAGCCCCTGATGTACGGATTTGGATCGACAACCTGTGAAGCACAGCGGGCAGCAGCACAACTGATGGAAATTGGTTGCGGGATTTTGGATAATTGTGCCTCTATCTGTCATGGGCCATCTCTCATGGCATTTTTTGACAATGGTCACCCGACCTGTACCCTTGGCGAGGTGAAAAACCGTGCAGATGTCATCCTGTACTGGGGGGCGAACCCGGTTCATGCCCATCCACGGCATATGTCCAGATATGCAATATATCCCTTAGGATTTTTCAAGGGAAATGGTTTTACTGAAAGAACGGTTATCGTGGTAGATCCCCGGAAAACCGACACTGCCGGGGTTGCTGATTATCACCTGCAGATCAAACAGGGCCATGATTATGATCTCTTGAATGCATTCCGGATGGTCCTGTACGGGTATGAATCTGATATTCCAGAAATGGTTGCCGGAATTCCGAAACAATCTATCCTGGAAGTCTCGAAGATTTTGAAGGGAGCAAAATTCGGTGTGTGCTTTTTTGGTATGGGCCTTACCCATACCGATGGACGAAATCACAATGTTGACATAGCAATCTCACTCATGCGGGACTTAAACGCTGTATCTAAATGGTCGATTATGGCAATGCGGGGCCATTTTAATATTGCCGGCCCAAACAGAGTATGGTGCTGGACCTATGGATTTCCCTATTGTGTTGATCTCACGAAAGGAGATTATGCTCACATGAATCCGGGGGAAACGAGTACGATTGATCTTGCCTCCCGTGACGAGATTGATCTCTTCATTAATATCGGAACCGATGCAGCGGCCCATTTTCCTATTGATGCGGTGAAAAAACTGAAAAAGCATACCTGGATAACCATTGATCCAAATGTGAGTATGGCTGCAGAAATTGCAGATCTCCACATTCCGGTTGGAATTTCCGGGGTTGAAGTTCCGGGAATTGTGTACCGGATGGATAATGTTCCGATTCAGTATCGGAAAGTAATTGATATGCCTGAAGGGATGCTATCTGATGAAGAGGTTTTAACTGGAATAGCAAACCGGTTAGAAGAGTTAATCCTTGAGAAAGCGAAAATATGCAGTCCGGATAGTTCTGAACCTATATCTTTGGAATCAGTAATTTGTACGTAA
- a CDS encoding hydrogenase iron-sulfur subunit, whose translation MADEWKPQILAIICNWCSYAGADLAGGARIQYPPTVRAIRVMCTGRVDMLFILKAFVEGADGVLVSGCHFGDCHYLEGNYKAAKRMFMIKSLLKNIGLDDRRFRMTFVSASEGAKWATVMEDVTNTVKELGPSPIKEFKK comes from the coding sequence ATGGCAGACGAATGGAAACCACAGATTCTCGCTATCATCTGCAACTGGTGTTCCTACGCAGGTGCTGACCTTGCCGGTGGTGCACGTATTCAGTACCCACCAACGGTCCGTGCAATCCGTGTTATGTGTACCGGTCGTGTTGACATGCTCTTCATCCTCAAGGCATTTGTTGAGGGTGCAGACGGTGTCCTCGTCTCCGGATGTCACTTTGGTGACTGTCACTACCTTGAAGGTAACTACAAAGCAGCAAAGCGTATGTTCATGATCAAGTCCCTGCTTAAAAACATCGGTCTTGATGACAGACGTTTCCGTATGACCTTTGTCTCAGCATCCGAGGGTGCAAAGTGGGCAACTGTCATGGAAGATGTTACCAACACCGTCAAGGAACTTGGTCCCAGCCCGATCAAGGAATTCAAAAAATAA
- a CDS encoding molybdopterin dinucleotide binding domain-containing protein, translating into MISQRTLTMITHRSIEEGIAMEKGKQSREYFDACSVIEMNDLDMLRMGIEEDSPVRVVSECGEVVVTAIIGIQELPPGMCHIRQGVWANQIVPIRTQSTGVPQYSGFPVTVTPAPELQVRSARDLICESVGMWREDGENS; encoded by the coding sequence ATGATATCTCAACGCACTCTGACCATGATAACTCACCGGTCAATTGAAGAAGGTATCGCCATGGAGAAAGGGAAACAATCCAGGGAGTATTTTGATGCCTGTAGTGTTATTGAAATGAATGACCTTGATATGCTCCGGATGGGGATTGAAGAAGATTCTCCGGTTAGAGTTGTCAGTGAGTGCGGTGAAGTTGTAGTCACTGCCATTATCGGAATACAGGAACTCCCACCAGGCATGTGTCACATCAGACAAGGGGTCTGGGCAAACCAGATTGTTCCGATAAGAACCCAGTCAACTGGTGTTCCGCAGTACAGCGGGTTTCCGGTTACTGTAACCCCGGCCCCTGAATTACAAGTCAGGAGTGCTCGTGATCTGATATGTGAATCGGTTGGAATGTGGAGGGAAGATGGTGAAAATTCTTGA
- a CDS encoding formylmethanofuran dehydrogenase subunit C, with the protein METVTMTLVQQPELYLECYNVTPDQFAGKSLAEIADLPAHEGKIQWKLGDFFKFEGKAGETAADTKIVVNGNVRKMKRFGQKMSAGEVVINSDTDMYIGGWMTGGTITVKGNADTFLGIAMEGGEILVEGDAQNHVGSAYRGDWRGMSGGLIRIKGNAGNDIGTAMTGGTIIIEGDAFIHVLTHAEGGTVIIKGDVEGRVGGQMVKGDAYIFGNLLYPLPGFKKVATVEKEVDGATYTFDQYIGDLGERKEKKKGEIIYGNLYLKK; encoded by the coding sequence ATGGAAACCGTAACAATGACTCTGGTACAGCAGCCGGAATTATACCTTGAATGCTACAATGTTACCCCGGATCAGTTTGCTGGAAAGAGCCTTGCAGAGATTGCAGACCTCCCGGCACATGAAGGGAAGATCCAGTGGAAACTTGGGGACTTCTTCAAGTTTGAAGGAAAAGCCGGTGAAACCGCTGCAGATACAAAAATCGTGGTAAACGGGAATGTCCGGAAGATGAAGCGATTCGGACAGAAGATGTCTGCAGGTGAGGTAGTCATCAACAGTGATACCGATATGTATATCGGGGGCTGGATGACCGGTGGTACAATCACGGTAAAAGGGAATGCAGATACGTTCCTTGGTATTGCGATGGAAGGCGGGGAGATCCTGGTTGAGGGAGATGCCCAGAATCATGTCGGAAGTGCCTACCGTGGAGACTGGCGGGGTATGTCCGGAGGCCTTATCCGGATAAAAGGAAATGCCGGAAATGATATCGGAACTGCTATGACTGGTGGAACCATCATCATCGAAGGTGATGCATTTATTCACGTTCTGACCCATGCAGAAGGGGGAACGGTTATCATCAAGGGAGATGTTGAGGGACGTGTCGGCGGTCAGATGGTAAAAGGAGACGCCTACATTTTCGGAAACCTGCTCTATCCATTGCCTGGCTTTAAGAAAGTTGCAACCGTTGAGAAAGAAGTAGATGGAGCAACCTACACCTTTGACCAGTACATCGGAGACCTTGGTGAACGCAAGGAAAAGAAGAAGGGAGAAATTATCTACGGTAATCTCTACCTTAAAAAATAA